A genomic stretch from Rubripirellula reticaptiva includes:
- a CDS encoding site-2 protease family protein — MPVAVIGFLSKLAWVNVALVVFNMIPAFPMDGGRVLRAMLALAMPYRSATRVAVGVGRFAAVGLGLVGLMTGNFLLVFVAGFVFLAAGAELAIANRTSGEVPMPAKSTLLDASGREIAPIPSQSLPVVSAQWNARNVLGWLSSDSVDEFLVSSQGVAVAIVRKCDLRQAVKNGMGSIPIERLLAGHFLPFRDAHSGTTA, encoded by the coding sequence TTGCCTGTCGCCGTGATCGGTTTTTTGTCAAAACTCGCTTGGGTCAATGTTGCATTAGTCGTGTTCAACATGATCCCTGCTTTTCCGATGGACGGCGGTCGCGTGCTGCGAGCGATGTTGGCGTTGGCGATGCCGTACAGGAGCGCGACTCGCGTTGCCGTCGGCGTTGGTCGGTTCGCGGCGGTCGGTTTGGGTTTGGTTGGCTTGATGACGGGCAACTTCCTGCTGGTCTTCGTTGCCGGGTTCGTCTTCTTGGCCGCCGGTGCGGAACTAGCGATAGCGAATCGAACGTCGGGCGAGGTACCAATGCCTGCGAAGTCGACATTACTGGACGCATCGGGACGAGAGATCGCACCGATCCCATCGCAATCCTTGCCGGTGGTGAGTGCTCAGTGGAACGCTCGCAACGTCCTAGGTTGGCTGTCAAGCGACTCGGTGGACGAATTTTTGGTTTCAAGTCAGGGCGTGGCAGTGGCCATTGTTCGCAAGTGCGATCTGCGACAGGCGGTGAAGAATGGAATGGGTTCGATCCCGATCGAACGATTACTGGCCGGGCACTTCTTGCCGTTTCGAGATGCGCATTCCGGGACGACAGCGTGA
- a CDS encoding NAD(P)/FAD-dependent oxidoreductase, translating into MKNQTTRILVLGGGFAGAYCVKRLEKLVRGRDVEITLVNAHNYFAFTPMLVEAATSALEPRHVVVPLRGFMRSANFAMASVENIDLNSQLVTVQPEFGDRMMLSYDHLVVAMGSVTRMPSITGVQEFAFGLKTLADATTLRDRVIGMLEMANLAPDHEHRQSWLTFAVVGAGYTGVEAAGEFNAFLKEAIRNYRNVNETDIRVMLIQRSGRILDTLDDTMSEKASEILKRNGVDIRLNESIAEVRETSFTLESGAEIVSHTVIWSAGVAPPSLLKNCGLPINSHGYLECERDLRIQGHDNIWGIGDCASNPDADGKPYPPTAQHALREGRAAAENLSALLSGQPTQPFNYRNKGTMAPLGGRQAIANVFGLHLTGLPAWFLWRTVYLGIMPGFGRKIRVAMDWTTEIFFRRDDSQQNFHRTRK; encoded by the coding sequence ATGAAGAACCAAACGACCAGAATTCTCGTCCTCGGTGGCGGGTTTGCGGGCGCGTATTGCGTCAAACGACTTGAAAAACTCGTCCGCGGTCGCGACGTTGAAATCACGCTGGTCAACGCACACAACTATTTCGCGTTCACGCCAATGTTGGTCGAAGCCGCCACGTCGGCACTTGAACCACGACACGTTGTGGTGCCGCTACGCGGCTTTATGCGATCAGCCAATTTTGCGATGGCCAGCGTCGAAAATATTGACTTGAATTCTCAACTGGTCACGGTCCAGCCTGAGTTCGGCGACCGAATGATGCTTTCCTACGACCATTTGGTGGTAGCGATGGGCAGTGTCACTCGAATGCCCTCGATAACGGGAGTCCAAGAGTTTGCTTTTGGACTGAAGACACTCGCTGACGCAACGACGCTAAGAGACCGAGTAATTGGGATGCTAGAAATGGCAAACTTGGCTCCCGATCACGAACATCGCCAAAGTTGGTTGACGTTTGCAGTCGTCGGCGCGGGGTACACAGGCGTCGAAGCAGCAGGCGAATTCAACGCATTCTTGAAGGAAGCAATTCGGAATTATCGCAACGTCAACGAAACCGATATTCGAGTAATGTTGATTCAACGTTCCGGCAGAATACTAGATACGCTCGATGACACAATGTCGGAAAAAGCGAGCGAGATCCTGAAACGAAATGGTGTCGACATCCGCTTGAACGAAAGTATCGCGGAAGTTCGCGAAACGTCGTTCACGCTCGAAAGCGGCGCAGAGATCGTTTCCCACACCGTAATCTGGTCCGCCGGTGTCGCTCCGCCGTCGCTTTTAAAAAATTGCGGTTTGCCGATCAATTCACACGGCTATCTCGAGTGCGAACGCGACTTGCGAATTCAAGGACACGACAACATTTGGGGCATCGGCGATTGTGCCTCGAATCCCGATGCGGATGGCAAACCGTATCCCCCCACCGCACAACACGCTCTTCGCGAAGGCCGCGCGGCGGCCGAGAATCTTTCCGCATTGCTGTCAGGTCAACCGACTCAGCCGTTTAATTATCGCAACAAAGGAACAATGGCACCGCTGGGAGGACGTCAAGCAATTGCAAACGTCTTCGGCTTGCACCTAACTGGCTTGCCCGCATGGTTTCTATGGCGAACAGTTTACCTTGGCATTATGCCAGGATTCGGCCGCAAAATTCGCGTCGCCATGGACTGGACGACCGAGATATTTTTCCGCCGCGACGACTCGCAACAGAACTTTCACCGCACACGCAAGTAA
- a CDS encoding LssY C-terminal domain-containing protein: protein MSRRIRTRGNRSSSRIQLNDSAKSIDDQTFKTKTSCFSGDWNFCFDVTLVGLFAGSPDVGNRRTLATTNGPRSSNRSPRLRHPWDPLNVRSIGSKIELLATMKSANWYQADALGIESDLEIDANTMPKRTYDEATVSRLILLCREEVLAMEEPAKTTRAAGTMSDFG, encoded by the coding sequence ATGTCTCGTAGAATTCGAACGCGCGGGAACAGGTCGTCGTCTCGAATCCAACTCAATGATTCAGCCAAGTCTATCGACGATCAAACCTTCAAAACGAAGACATCATGTTTTTCGGGCGACTGGAATTTTTGTTTTGATGTAACTCTCGTTGGCCTATTTGCTGGCTCCCCTGATGTGGGAAACCGTCGAACACTGGCAACTACGAATGGACCAAGGTCCTCGAATCGCTCACCCCGGCTCAGGCATCCCTGGGATCCGTTGAATGTCAGGTCGATTGGATCGAAAATAGAATTACTTGCAACCATGAAGTCAGCCAATTGGTATCAGGCAGACGCCTTGGGTATCGAGAGTGATTTGGAGATCGACGCGAATACGATGCCAAAACGAACATACGACGAGGCGACTGTCAGCCGGCTGATCTTGCTTTGTCGCGAAGAAGTTCTCGCGATGGAGGAGCCAGCCAAAACAACCCGCGCCGCCGGAACCATGTCCGATTTTGGTTAA
- a CDS encoding carbon storage regulator has product MLVLTRRENESIRIGDDIFISVTQIQGNRVRFAIEAPKEIRIVRGELQMTTSVAEVPTTLVASIVASIQTSATAVLR; this is encoded by the coding sequence ATGTTGGTTCTAACGCGAAGAGAAAACGAATCAATCCGCATTGGCGACGACATTTTCATCTCAGTGACTCAGATCCAAGGTAATCGAGTTCGTTTTGCGATCGAGGCTCCGAAGGAAATCCGGATCGTGCGTGGTGAGTTGCAAATGACGACGTCGGTAGCCGAAGTCCCCACGACTTTGGTCGCGTCTATCGTCGCATCGATCCAAACTTCGGCGACTGCCGTATTAAGGTGA